In Lacinutrix sp. Bg11-31, the DNA window GTTGATATTTTATAATTAAATCTTAAACGTAATAACAGGTCTTTTTGCATGGTTTACAAGGTCTTCACTTAGGCTTCCGTTTAAAAAATGAGCAATACCTTGCCTTCCATGTGTGCTAATACCTATAAGATCTGCATCAATAATGTGCGAAAAGTTTAGAATACCTTTTTCTACAGTTTCATCATTATATATATTTGTGGTGTAGTTTGTGAAATTTGTACCTTCAATAAATTCTTGAATTTTCACTTTAGCACGTGCTGTTGTTTTAAAATTAGCAACAGTATTTACCATAAGCAAATGAATTTTCGCATTAAAAGCTTCAGCTAGTTTTGCAGCTTGTTTATAGGTTTCTCTATTGTCGTTTTCAAAATCTGAAGCAAAAACAAACTCTTCAATATTAAAATCGTCGTGCTCGTTTTTAATTACTAGAACAGGTTTTTCAGATGTACGCACTATTTTTTCAGCATTAGAGCCAATAAACATTTCTTTAAGTCCGCTAGAACCATGAGATCCCATAACTATTAAATCGATATCATGAGATTTACAAGTTTCTAAAATTCCTGTAGAAATATCATGAAAATCTACCATTTCTGTTACGGTAATGTCATTTAAATAGTCTTTAGACATAACATCTTCAAATTGCTTGTGGGCAAGTTTCATAAAGTAAACGGCTTCTGGTAAATCAGCTGGAGCTTCTTTACTAATGTGCGTTAAAGGTAAATCTAACATGTGGAGCAAAATAAGCTCACAATTGTGTTTTTT includes these proteins:
- a CDS encoding universal stress protein, translated to MKKILVPTDFSTEAENAIKVAAQLSKKHNCELILLHMLDLPLTHISKEAPADLPEAVYFMKLAHKQFEDVMSKDYLNDITVTEMVDFHDISTGILETCKSHDIDLIVMGSHGSSGLKEMFIGSNAEKIVRTSEKPVLVIKNEHDDFNIEEFVFASDFENDNRETYKQAAKLAEAFNAKIHLLMVNTVANFKTTARAKVKIQEFIEGTNFTNYTTNIYNDETVEKGILNFSHIIDADLIGISTHGRQGIAHFLNGSLSEDLVNHAKRPVITFKI